A segment of the Nitrosospira briensis C-128 genome:
TAATCCTGCCAGGCATAACCGGGAGAGACCAGCGGTTTGGCTGGGATGAAGAACGTACCCAGATCCGCAACCCCCGCCAGCGAACGGCCGACCCCATAGGTAATACCGGTCAGCAACCCTGTGGTAAGTCCATAACCCAAGCCTTTGTCATTAGTCTCCATCAGCATGCTCTTCGGAACTTCCGCGATGCCTGTTACGGTATTCGCGGCGCCGTGCGCGAGTTTGTTGCCTACGCCTAGGCCGTAGGTCGCATAACTGGCAGCCACTGCGGCTTCAGACGAGAAGAATATCAGAGTAGATAGTATCAGTAACGGTTTCAGCGTACTTTTCATCGATACCTCCGAAAGGTGGATTGAATAAATCAAACCCGATTTAACACTAGCACGGATGAGATGCAATGTCAAATGTATTACCCCTACCCCGCTTGGCGCATGGGTTGGCGAGAAGCGATAGACGCTATGAAAGTGATGGATGCATTGAACGGAGAATATGGAAGCCACAGTTCCGACGCCTCTTCCGGACGTCGGAATAGGCTGGCAGAAGGAATCTGCAACATTTTTTCAGGCTCACCCCGTGATGAGTAATGGGCGATTAAGGGGTAAATAAGGGGTGAGTATTCAACGCCGCATTCCATCGCGATCATCATCGCTGCCATGGACCAGGCGGTACAATATGGGCAGTACCAGCAGGGTCAGCGCGGTGGACGAAAGAATGCCGCCGATTACCACTGTTGCCAGTGGCCGCTGCACTTCCGCACCCGTTCCGGTGGCGAGCGCCATGGGGACGAACCCAAGTGCCGCCACCAGTGCCGTCATTAATACCGGGCGTAAACGGGTGAGAGCGCCAGTTTGAATAGCCTCATCCAGGGCCATGCCCTGTGCTCGTAAATCACGGATAAACGCCAGCATGACCAGGCCATTCAGTACGGCTACGCCGGACAGGGCGATGAATCCCACGCCGGCTGAAATGGACAGCGGGATATCGCGCAACCACAGTGCCACAATTCCGCCGCTAAGCGCGAAGGGAACGCCGCTGAACATCAGCAATCCGTCCCGAACATTGCCGAACATGTTATAGAGCAGAACAAAAATCAATCCGAGGGCCACGGGAATGACGATCTGAAGGCGCTGCGCCGCTGAAATCAATTGCTCGAATTGCCCTCCCCACGTTATCCAATAGCCTGGCGGACTCTGCACCTTCTCTGCGATGAGCGCTTCCGCTTCTTCAACGAAGGAGCCCAGGTCCCTGCCACGAACGTTAGCGGTGACCACTACCCGGCGTTTACCGTTTTCGCGGCTTACCTGATTAGGTCCCTGGACGACTTCCAGATTAGCCACCTCGCCCAGCATGACGTAGCCGACTACGCCAGTGCCAGGGGCCGCCGTAGCCCCCAGGGTCGAATCGGGTAGCCTGACCGGTAAACGCTCGAGGGTCTCGATATCGCTGCGCAGTGATTCCGGTAGCCGAACCTGCAAATCGAAGCGGCGATCCCCCTCATAGATAGTGCCCGCGCTTCTGCCGCCAATGGAAATGGCGACGGCATCCTGCACATCCACTGCATTCAAACCGAAACGCGCCATTTTTGCCCGATCCATTTGAATCGACAATACCGGCAATCCGCTGATCTGCTCGGTCCTCACATCCGCTGCGCCAGGGATGGTGTCCAGAACTTTTTCGATCTCTTCCCCTACAGCGAGCAGTGTATCCATGTCGTCGCCGAATACTTTTACGGCGACATCCGCGCGCACGCCGGAAAGCAGTTCATTGAAACGCATCTGTATCGGCTGGGTGAACTCGTAATTGTTACCCGGTACTTCCCGCACGGCCTTTTCAATCGCAGTAACCAACTGCGGCTTGGTATGGTGCGGCCCCGGCCATTCCGACGGCGGCTTCAGGATAACGAAGGTATCCGCTACGCTTGGCGGCATCGGATCGGTCGCAATCTCAGCGGTGCCAATCTTGGAGAACACCCTGTCCACTTCGGGAAATGCCTTGATTTTTTTTTCCAGTTCATCCTGCATCTCGACGGCAGTAGTCAGGCTCGTGCCGGGGATGCGTATGGCATGGAGAGCTATGTCTCCTTCATTGAGGCTGGGTATGAATTCGCTGCCCATCCGCGTCGTCAGCAGTCCGGACAGCACCACAATCACCACCGCAAGCGTGATCGTGAGTGCCTTATTGTGCATTGCCGCCGCGAGGGCCGGTACATACACTTTCTTCGCCCACGCCACTGCCGGGCTTTCTTTTTCCGCTACCTTGCCGGAGAGAAAGAGTGCAATTGCCGCCGGGAT
Coding sequences within it:
- a CDS encoding exosortase system-associated protein, TIGR04073 family; translated protein: MKSTLKPLLILSTLIFFSSEAAVAASYATYGLGVGNKLAHGAANTVTGIAEVPKSMLMETNDKGLGYGLTTGLLTGITYGVGRSLAGVADLGTFFIPAKPLVSPGYAWQDYRTQQTRFQPNWK
- a CDS encoding efflux RND transporter permease subunit, whose protein sequence is MIERILQGSIHRRVFVMGAVLAMAAVGVYSFQKLAIDAVPDITNVQVQINTPAIGYSPVEAEQRVTFPIETVMAGLPHLHHTRSLSRYGLSQVTVIFEDGTDIYFARQLVNQRIQEAKAKLPVGIVPTMGPISTGLGEIFMWTVDAGKDAQKPDGTAYSTIDLREIQDWIIRPQLRMVKGVAEVNAIGGYVKQFHVTPYPDKLLSFGLTLQDVIIALERNNLNVGAGYIEKSGEQYLVRVPGQVADLDEIANIILGSRQGIPIRIKDVADILIGKELRSGAATQNGEEIVLATALMLIGENSRTVSQAVADKLVEVNRTLPEGIVATPVYDRTDLVDKTIWTVATNLFEGATLVILVLFLFLGNLRAALITALVIPLSMLFTFSGMVANHVSANLMSLGALDFGLIVDGSIVIVENAIRRLAHEQTRLGRLLTPAERFAVVFDASREARRVLIYGELIIMVVYLPIFALSGVEGKMFHPMAFTVVIALVGAMILSITFIPAAIALFLSGKVAEKESPAVAWAKKVYVPALAAAMHNKALTITLAVVIVVLSGLLTTRMGSEFIPSLNEGDIALHAIRIPGTSLTTAVEMQDELEKKIKAFPEVDRVFSKIGTAEIATDPMPPSVADTFVILKPPSEWPGPHHTKPQLVTAIEKAVREVPGNNYEFTQPIQMRFNELLSGVRADVAVKVFGDDMDTLLAVGEEIEKVLDTIPGAADVRTEQISGLPVLSIQMDRAKMARFGLNAVDVQDAVAISIGGRSAGTIYEGDRRFDLQVRLPESLRSDIETLERLPVRLPDSTLGATAAPGTGVVGYVMLGEVANLEVVQGPNQVSRENGKRRVVVTANVRGRDLGSFVEEAEALIAEKVQSPPGYWITWGGQFEQLISAAQRLQIVIPVALGLIFVLLYNMFGNVRDGLLMFSGVPFALSGGIVALWLRDIPLSISAGVGFIALSGVAVLNGLVMLAFIRDLRAQGMALDEAIQTGALTRLRPVLMTALVAALGFVPMALATGTGAEVQRPLATVVIGGILSSTALTLLVLPILYRLVHGSDDDRDGMRR